Part of the Micromonospora sp. WMMA1363 genome, GTACGGGGCCAAGAAGGAAGGGATCGCCTACAGCTACAAGGGCGCCCGGGCCGGGCGCCCGCACGTGGCCACGTGGGCGGAGGCCGGGGTGGTGACCGCCGCGGACCTCCTCGCCGGTGATGAAGACCCCCGCCCGGGAGCGGGCTCGCTGATCGAACGCAGCGTGGCCACCCTCAACGCGGCCGGGGTCACCGCCCGGCCGAAGGTCCGCGGCGATGTGGGCTACTTCGCCAAGGACATCGCGCAGGCCGCGGTGGAGGCCGGCTGCGACTTTTCCCTCGGAGTGACCCGCAACCCCGCGGTCTGGCGAGCCGCGGCCGCGATCCCCGACGATGCATGGCGCAAAGCCGAACGGATGAAAGGCGCCCAGGTCGCCGTGTGCGACTACGCACCGGCCGGCTGGCCACCCGCCACCATGACCGTGGTGCGGCGGGTCAAGGTCCACGCTACCGATATCTCGGCCGACCCACGCGCCCGCCGCCGGCGCACCATCCCCAAAGCTCAACTCACGCTCGCCCTGGACGGCCTGGTCGGGCACGTGTACGCGTACTCGTTCATCGCCACCAACCTGGATGTGTCCACCCCGGCGAAGACGGTCGCGGTGGAGGCCTGGCACCGGATGCGCACCGACATCGAAGATCGCATCCGGGATGCCAAGCACGGCGCCGCGCTGCGGCACCTGCCCTCCGGCAGCCGGGCGGCCAACACGGTGTGGATGTGGGGGGCGCTGCTGGCCGTCAACCTGTCCGCCTGGCTGCAGGAACTGGCCGGCCTCGACGACGGCGACGGACGAGGCCGCAACCACCTCGGCACCCTGCGCCACCGGCTGATCACCGTGCCCGCCCGGCTGGTCCGCCACGCCCGGCAGGTCACCCTACGGCTACCCCCGAGGCAACAGTTACTGGCTCAGGTCCTGGCCCGGCTCCGCCGGCTACCCATCTGGACCTGACCACTCGGCCCATCGGCCATGTCCCAGCCCACGGAGACCAGCGAACCCGGCGCCACCCGGGAAACCGGCATGCCCACCCACCGAAACACCACACCACCCATCGCCTATCACCGATGCGTAGCGATCACGCCTCCGCTA contains:
- a CDS encoding IS1380 family transposase — translated: MKKIPGLAGRVRVGAPDASLTPVSGVVAVAELVGRLGVTAALDDAVGRIKQRDRGLSGGEFLVAVAQAQMCGAQFWVGLDRRRADTAGEALSAVPTPAASTAVELASRFGPAQVAGIEEGIGEIACRVVGLLPAARRAVLRTGGATIDLDGTDVEVYGAKKEGIAYSYKGARAGRPHVATWAEAGVVTAADLLAGDEDPRPGAGSLIERSVATLNAAGVTARPKVRGDVGYFAKDIAQAAVEAGCDFSLGVTRNPAVWRAAAAIPDDAWRKAERMKGAQVAVCDYAPAGWPPATMTVVRRVKVHATDISADPRARRRRTIPKAQLTLALDGLVGHVYAYSFIATNLDVSTPAKTVAVEAWHRMRTDIEDRIRDAKHGAALRHLPSGSRAANTVWMWGALLAVNLSAWLQELAGLDDGDGRGRNHLGTLRHRLITVPARLVRHARQVTLRLPPRQQLLAQVLARLRRLPIWT